The sequence CAGGCTGCCTCGGATATCCGCATTCCAAAAAGGAGCCCCCAGACCGGTTAGTGCTGGGACAAAATAAATCCCTTGACTGCCGGAAACCGATTTGGCTAGCTCTTCGACTCCGGCCGCGTCCGCAATAATCTTGAGACCATCCCTAAGCCACTGAACTGCGGCCCCTGCGACAAACACCGACCCTTCTAGTGCATAGGTTTTTTCGCCCTTCGAGGAAAGCCAGGCAACTGTTGAAATTAGCCCGTGGGTGCTGTGGAAAATTTCGCTCCCGGTGTTGGAGAGAATAAATGCCCCGGTGCCATAGGTGGCCTTCGAGTCGCCCTTCTGAAAACCGGTTTGGCCAAATAGAGCGGCTTGCTGATCGCCTGCGATGCCCGTGATTGGTAACCGCAAGCCCAGAAAAGCGCTGGGCTCGGAGAACCCCAGCTGCCCCCAGCTCGAGACGATTTTGGGCAGTGCCTCAAGCGGTACACCAAACACTTCCAAAAGTTTTGGATCCCATTCGCAAGTCTCAAGTGCCATGAGCTGGGTCCTGGAGGCATTCGAAGCATCGGTTATATGCAGCTCTCCGTTTGAGATGCGAGCTGCAAGGTAGCTATCTACTGTCCCCAGTGCAAGTTCGCCAGACACAACCTTCTCCCAAACCTTCGGAAGATTCCTTTTCCACCACAAAAACTTGCTGGATGTGAAATAGGGATCAATGTTGAGTCCGGTGCGCTTTCTAATCCAATCGCCGCGATTGAGTTTTTGGAGTTCGGAATTCATATCCGAAGTCCGTCGGTCCTGCCAAACAATCGCACGGGTCGGGCTCTTGAGGGTCTTTCGATTCCAAACCACCGCCGTTTCGCGCTGATTGGTGATGCCGATGCAGCTAGGCGCCCCATGGCCTTGAGCCAAAGCCTTCCCGCAGGCCTTTAAAGTTGCCTGCCAAATTTCCTCGGGTTCGTGTTCAACCCAGCCGGGTTTTGGAAAGTGCTGCTCGAATTCGCAGTAGCCGCGGGCAAGAATCTCTCCCGATTCAGAAACCACTAGAGCGGTGACTCCTGTGGTGCCAGCGTCGATAGACAAAATCGTCATCAATTTCCTCCCTAAATCAGCCATATATTCCACCATACCCATTTAGCTGGCTTATGATTTTGTTGTGAGTGTGCAAAAAGAAACAAATTCACGCAAAATCGAAGATAGCAGTGATTTTGACGTTGCGATTATCGGAGCCGGCATCAACGGTGCGGTGGCCGCCGCTGCGCTGAGCGCATCGGGCCTCAAGGTGCTTCTAATTGATAAGGGCGATTTCGCCGGATTCACCTCTCAAGAATCCAGCAATCTGGTTTGGGGAGGCATTAAGTATCTCCAAAGCTACGAATTCTGGCTGGTGTTCAAGCTTTCCTTGGCGAGAAATCGACTTATGCGAAGCTACCCGAACCAGATAAAAGAGATTGGCTTTTTGGCCTCCATCGGACCGACGGCTCCCTTTGGGCGGGTGCTTGGCACTTTTGGAACTTTGTTTTACTGGGGCATTGGCCTCTTCGGCACCCAATCACCGCGGAGCTACTCTGCAAAAAGAGCGAAAGAGCTCGAGCCCAACTTGATCAAAGGCCGCAAGGCGGTGAAGTATTTTGATGCGCAGTTACCCGACAACGATTCTCGATTTGTTTACGATTTTATTCGTAACGCCAAGGCCAAGGGTGCTTCTGCAAGGAACTACACCGAGCTCAAAGGTGCCGAATTCGTGGGTGGTCAATGGCAACTCTCGCTTATCAGCGGAGAGAAGCCAGAAAACGTCACAGCCAAAGCGGTGGTGAATTCAGCCGGGCCTTTTTCCGGCAACGTTTCCGAGTTGCTGGGATCTAAGACCAAGGCTTCGCTAGTTTTTTCAAAAGGTATCCACCTAATTCTGAATCGCAGAATAGCCAAAGATGATCAGGTATTGGCTTTCTGGGACGAGCAGGAGCGCTTGTTTTACGTTCTGCCGATGGGGGATCGCTCAATGGTTGGCACCACTGACACCAGGGTGGATTCGCCAGAAACTGAGGTGACTCAGGAGGATCGCGATTTTGTGATTCGTCAGATAAACGCCCAGCTCGAGCTAGAAGTTCCAATCAGTTACGACCAAGTTATATCAGAACGCTGCGGTGTCAGGCCACTGGTTGTTGAATCTAAATCCGATGAGGCGGTCACCGATTGGCATCAATTATCAAGAAAACACATTCTTGAAATCGATCGAAATCAAAACGTCGTTACGATTTTGGGGGGCAAGCTCACCGACTGCCTCAACATCGGGCAGGAGACTATTGCCGAGATTCGCAAACTCGGCCTGCACGCACATAATCCCGGCCGCTGGTTCGGCGAGGGTGACCAGGCTCGAAAACAAGAATTCTTCGCGGTGATAAGTGCACAGGTTAAAGACTCGGCCGCAGCGACTCGTATTGCGGAGGGTTTATGGCGCAGGCAAGGTGCTAAGGCCTTCGAAATCATTGTCGGAAAATCAGTCACCGAGATAATCCCAGGCATCGGGGTCACCGAAGCCGAGATTCGACACGTTGCCAATCACGAGGACGTGCGGGTAAGAGAAGATCTGCTGCGTCGCAGGCTCCCAATTTCGATGACTCGCTCGCCGCAGGAGCTGGCATCGAATAAAGAGCTAGAAAAACTACTCGTGGAGCTTGGGCTCTAGCAATATCTGATTCTTTTTACTTGGCCATTCGACTATTAGCATTGCGGTCAGCAGTAAAGAACCGCCAATCAGCATTGCCCAGGTGGCAACTTCTTGCCCCACCACAACCGCAATCACGGCGCTGAAGACCACCTCACTTGTTATCAAAAGCGCCACTCGGGCCGGGTCTAAAAACCCTTGGGCCCAGGTCTGCACCCAAAACGCTAGCACCGAGGAAAAGATCGCCGTGAAAAGCACCGCGAACCACACTCCGGCGTTTGGTGGCCCTTGATAGCCGTCGGCAAGCGCGAAGCCCCAGCAGATGATTGCCACGGCCGTCAGTTGCAGCATCGTGAAGCGATACGAATCACGCCCCTTGCCATGCTTACTCAAAAGCAGAATATGGATGGCGTATAAAAACGCGCAACCAATCAACCAAAGCTGACCGGTTTGAAACTCGACGTCATTGGCCGCTCCGGAAAGAACCCCAATTCCGATTAGTGCAAGAATCGCTCCCAATCCAACCCGAAGGTTTATTTTTTGCTTGAGAAATAGCCAAGCCAGAATCGGAGTCAGGATTACGTAGAGACCGGTGAGAAAGCCGCTGGTTGATGCGGACGTTAGATCAAGACCAATAGTTTGGGTAATGAATCCGAACGCCAGAACCACGCCGATTGCTAGGCCGTATTTGATGTCTCCCGCCTGGAAATTTAGAGCCAATTTAGGCCTGATTGCAATCATTACCATCGCGGCAATAGAAAATCTGACGGCCAAAAAATCCAAATATGGTTGCTGAGCAATTGCGTCTTTCATTAAGACAAAGGAGGCGCCCCATGCAAACCCGACACCTAGAAGTGCAAATGCCGCCAGGCGTGTTTTAGTCATCCGAGAAGTTTAGCTAGCGCTGACCTTCTGAGCATCTGACTCAATCACTTTGGTGGCACTTGGCCCCGCTACCTTTTTGGCCATGGAGGGAAAAACGAAGCCGTGCATGAACGAGACGCTCCACCAGTAGGCATGACCAAAAAGCCCCTGTGGGTGATAATAAGCCTGCTGCACCAGCAGAGTCTCGTTGTTGGGTTGCTCGTAGAGTCGAAATTCCAGCCAGG is a genomic window of Candidatus Aquiluna sp. UB-MaderosW2red containing:
- a CDS encoding glycerol kinase GlpK, whose amino-acid sequence is MTILSIDAGTTGVTALVVSESGEILARGYCEFEQHFPKPGWVEHEPEEIWQATLKACGKALAQGHGAPSCIGITNQRETAVVWNRKTLKSPTRAIVWQDRRTSDMNSELQKLNRGDWIRKRTGLNIDPYFTSSKFLWWKRNLPKVWEKVVSGELALGTVDSYLAARISNGELHITDASNASRTQLMALETCEWDPKLLEVFGVPLEALPKIVSSWGQLGFSEPSAFLGLRLPITGIAGDQQAALFGQTGFQKGDSKATYGTGAFILSNTGSEIFHSTHGLISTVAWLSSKGEKTYALEGSVFVAGAAVQWLRDGLKIIADAAGVEELAKSVSGSQGIYFVPALTGLGAPFWNADIRGSLMGITRGTTDANIAYATLEAIAFQINSVVTAMALDSGHPIQSLWVDGGAAANDLLLQIQADVLKSEVVRAEKLESTGLGAALMAGLGMGIWKSLRELKNLNPPKTKFKPKTDRQQDFENWERAVLATSSFSQN
- a CDS encoding DMT family transporter, whose product is MTKTRLAAFALLGVGFAWGASFVLMKDAIAQQPYLDFLAVRFSIAAMVMIAIRPKLALNFQAGDIKYGLAIGVVLAFGFITQTIGLDLTSASTSGFLTGLYVILTPILAWLFLKQKINLRVGLGAILALIGIGVLSGAANDVEFQTGQLWLIGCAFLYAIHILLLSKHGKGRDSYRFTMLQLTAVAIICWGFALADGYQGPPNAGVWFAVLFTAIFSSVLAFWVQTWAQGFLDPARVALLITSEVVFSAVIAVVVGQEVATWAMLIGGSLLLTAMLIVEWPSKKNQILLEPKLHE
- a CDS encoding glycerol-3-phosphate dehydrogenase/oxidase yields the protein MSVQKETNSRKIEDSSDFDVAIIGAGINGAVAAAALSASGLKVLLIDKGDFAGFTSQESSNLVWGGIKYLQSYEFWLVFKLSLARNRLMRSYPNQIKEIGFLASIGPTAPFGRVLGTFGTLFYWGIGLFGTQSPRSYSAKRAKELEPNLIKGRKAVKYFDAQLPDNDSRFVYDFIRNAKAKGASARNYTELKGAEFVGGQWQLSLISGEKPENVTAKAVVNSAGPFSGNVSELLGSKTKASLVFSKGIHLILNRRIAKDDQVLAFWDEQERLFYVLPMGDRSMVGTTDTRVDSPETEVTQEDRDFVIRQINAQLELEVPISYDQVISERCGVRPLVVESKSDEAVTDWHQLSRKHILEIDRNQNVVTILGGKLTDCLNIGQETIAEIRKLGLHAHNPGRWFGEGDQARKQEFFAVISAQVKDSAAATRIAEGLWRRQGAKAFEIIVGKSVTEIIPGIGVTEAEIRHVANHEDVRVREDLLRRRLPISMTRSPQELASNKELEKLLVELGL